One genomic region from Antedon mediterranea chromosome 3, ecAntMedi1.1, whole genome shotgun sequence encodes:
- the LOC140043517 gene encoding 28S rRNA (cytosine-C(5))-methyltransferase-like yields MLYKQAATIIESAKKQKRSVKSLLYACQTKNFRQLYALVNETLKYSLIIDDILKSTKLLQLEKSLSESFAQVCLYDLLFGKGLRGNGKDIKAVLRYKTTLRAALARLKVKAKVSKNEDLLVKEVKNIGVIPRYVRVNTLRCSVKEAVDHFTANGYKCLLTANQRKEQCSGINPEELHAFQKELLSRLDAKSFFIDVHLPFLLVFSHGCDLHADPLYLNGSVILQDKASCIPAYVLNPPDDSHVIDACAAPGNKTSHLASIMNNTGKIFAFDLDWKRLKILQKLTSKAGVKNVESKNCNFIEDVNPGEDKFKTVEYILVDPSCSGSGMVARLDHVTNDVQSESRKRLESLASFQVSILKHALSFPAVKRVVYSTCSQHRVENEEVVELILKACPSFRVIKSLPDWHKRGIKDSEVGEDCLRAEPSETRTNGFFVALFERRETDGLLEENNSQQKKLKRKRKKKKKIENSSVEMISSKQIEEVSKNKPKKKKRRKKNKLDESM; encoded by the exons atgttgtataaaCAAGCTGCTACCATAATAGAATCAGCGAAGAAGCAAAAGAGAAGTGTAAAATCATTACTGTACGCATGCCAGACAAAG aacttTAGGCAGTTGTATGCATTAGTAAATGAGACGTTAAAATATTCACTAATTATTGATGACATTTTGAAATCTACAAAATTGCTTCAGCTTGAAAAGAGCTTATCTGAATCATTTGCCCAGGTCTGTCTATATGATTTACTATTTGGTAAAGGGCTGCGTGGCAATGGAAAAGATATAAAAGCAGTACTAAGATATAAGACTACGCTAAGGGCTGCCCTAGCAAGGTTAAAGGTCAAAGCAAAGGTATCTAAGAATGAGGATTTGTTGGTGAAAGAAGTGAAAAATATTGGAG TTATTCCAAGGTATGTACGAGTCAACACATTGAGATGCTCAGTTAAAGAAGCTGTTGATCACTTTACTGCGAATGGATACAAGTGTCTTTTAACAGCCAATCAAAGAAAGGAACAATGTAGTGGGATAAATCCAGAAGAACTTCA tgcTTTTCAAAAAGAGCTTTTGTCAAGACTTGATGCTAAATCTTTCTTCATTGATGTTCATCTTCCGTTCCTTCTTGTGTTCTCACATGGATGTGACCTTCACGCTGACCCACTGTATCTCAATGGCTCTGTTATTCTCCAGGATAAg GCAAGTTGTATTCCTGCTTATGTTCTCAACCCACCAGATGATAGTCATGTGATCGATGCATGTGCTGCCCCCGGCAACAAAACAAGCCATCTTGCTTCTATCATGAACAACACAGG GAAAATATTTGCTTTTGATTTGGACTGGAAAAGATTAAAAATTTTGCAAAAGTTAACAAGCAAAGCTGGCGTGAAAAACGTTGAATccaaaaattgtaatttcatcGAAGACGTAAACCCTGGTGAAGATAAATTCAAGACTGTAGAGTATATTCTAGTCGATCCATCATGCAGTGGTTCTGGTATGGTCGCTCGTCTAGATCATGTGACTAATGACGTCCAATCGGAGAGTCGGAAGCGATTAGAATCATTAGCATCTTTTCAGGTGTCAATTCTTAAACACGCACTGTCGTTCCCAGCTGTGAAACGCGTTGTTTATTCAACTTGTTCGCAGCATCGCGTTGAGAACGAAGAGGTTGTGGAGCTCATACTAAAAGCATGCCCGAGTTTTAGAGTTATTAAAAGTCTACCAGATTGGCATAAAAGAGGTATAAAAGATTCGGAAGTAGGAGAGGATTGTCTGCGTGCAGAGCCGTCTGAAACCCGCACAAATGGTTTCTTTGTGGCGTTATTTGAAAGAAGAGAGACAGACGGTTTATTAGAAGAGAATAATTCACAACAAAAGAAGTTAAAAAGAAAGaggaaaaagaagaagaaaatagaaaattcaTCTGTTGAAATGATATCAAGTAAGCAGATAGAAGAAGTTAGCAAAAACaaaccaaagaaaaaaaaaagaaggaaaaAGAATAAGCTAGATGAAAGT